A DNA window from Flavobacterium sp. contains the following coding sequences:
- the rpsL gene encoding 30S ribosomal protein S12: MPTIQQLVRTGRTQITKKSKSVALDSCPQRRGVCTRVYTTTPKKPNSAMRKVARVRLTNGNEVNAYIPGEGHNLQEHSIVLVRGGRVKDLPGVRYHIVRGALDTSGVAGRTQRRSKYGAKRPKEAKK, translated from the coding sequence ATGCCAACAATTCAACAATTAGTAAGAACAGGAAGAACTCAGATAACTAAGAAGAGTAAATCGGTTGCTTTAGATTCTTGTCCTCAAAGAAGAGGGGTTTGTACGCGTGTTTACACTACTACACCAAAAAAACCAAACTCTGCAATGCGTAAAGTTGCGCGTGTACGTTTGACAAATGGTAATGAGGTGAATGCTTACATTCCTGGAGAAGGACACAATCTACAAGAGCACTCGATAGTATTAGTTAGAGGCGGAAGGGTAAAAGATTTACCAGGTGTTAGATATCATATCGTTCGTGGAGCGCTTGACACGTCAGGTGTTGCAGGAAGAACGCAAAGAAGATCTAAGTACGGTGCTAAACGCCCAAAAGAAGCAAAAAAGTAA
- the rpsG gene encoding 30S ribosomal protein S7, with protein MRKRAAKKRPLLPDPRFNDQLVTRFVNNLMWDGKKSTAFKVFYDAIDIIETKKQNDEKTSLEIWKDALTNVMPHVEVRSRRVGGATFQIPMQIRPDRKISMAMKWLILYSRRRNEKSMAQRLASECLAAAKEEGAAVKKRMDTHKMAEANKAFSHFRF; from the coding sequence ATGAGAAAAAGAGCGGCAAAGAAAAGACCACTTTTACCGGATCCAAGGTTTAATGACCAATTGGTAACTCGTTTTGTGAACAACTTAATGTGGGATGGTAAGAAATCTACAGCTTTTAAAGTATTTTATGATGCTATTGATATCATTGAAACTAAAAAGCAAAATGATGAGAAAACTTCATTAGAAATTTGGAAAGATGCTTTAACAAACGTTATGCCTCACGTAGAAGTGCGTAGCCGTAGAGTTGGTGGAGCTACATTCCAGATCCCAATGCAGATTCGTCCAGACAGAAAAATTTCTATGGCAATGAAGTGGTTGATACTTTATTCTAGAAGAAGAAATGAAAAATCTATGGCACAACGTTTAGCGTCAGAGTGTTTAGCTGCTGCTAAAGAAGAAGGTGCTGCAGTTAAGAAAAGAATGGATACTCACAAAATGGCAGAAGCTAATAAAGCATTCTCTCACTTTAGATTTTAA